A single window of Rhodamnia argentea isolate NSW1041297 chromosome 5, ASM2092103v1, whole genome shotgun sequence DNA harbors:
- the LOC115753069 gene encoding transcription factor MYB46-like, whose translation MRKPSETMGMAMGIKEKVSSNPHNNKLRKGLWSPEEDEKLMRYMLTSGQGCWSDIARNAGLQRCGKSCRLRWINYLRPDLKRGAFSPQEEELIVHLHNILGNRWSQIAARLPGRTDNEIKNFWNSTLKKRLKMNSATSSPNDSELSDPRDIAAGIMPSFQAQYDVLARCMDSSPPPFPSMDNMSAPNQFDPFPILNNRCDTWEGVEFFTFPSSIAQASMGDNSGYMNLEHAKVGLLGSDFSVPPLASSTTTTEGNNYRSMGCGMDGKGENSFSNNNDSCLSNTTTASFKVEDDMSGFGNNLQGANLRIGEWDLEGLMDDLPSFPFLDF comes from the exons ATGAGGAAGCCCAGTGAGACCATGGGAATGGCAATGGGGATTAAAGAGAAAGTGAGCAGCAACCCTCATAATAACAAGCTGAGGAAAGGTTTGTGGTCACCAGAGGAAGATGAGAAGCTGATGAGGTATATGTTGACCAGTGGACAAGGGTGTTGGAGCGACATTGCTCGGAATGCCGGTTTACAGAGATGCGGCAAGAGTTGTCGTCTCCGTTGGATTAATTACTTGAGGCCCGACCTAAAGCGAGGTGCCTTCTCTCCCCAAGAGGAAGAGCTCATTGTCCATTTGCACAACATTCTCGGCaacag ATGGTCTCAGATCGCAGCACGACTTCCTGGAAGAACCGATaatgaaataaagaattttTGGAACTCTACTCTGAAGAAGAGACTAAAGATGAACTCTGCTACATCCTCGCCAAATGACAGCGAGTTATCCGATCCACGAGACATAGCTGCGGGGATTATGCCTAGTTTTCAAGCACAATATGACGTCTTAGCTAGGTGCATGGACTCATCGCCCCCACCATTCCCCTCGATGGACAATATGTCCGCGCCAAACCAGTTCGATCCGTTCCCTATACTCAACAACCGCTGTGACACATGGGAAGGAGTAGAGTTTTTCACCTTCCCCTCGAGCATTGCACAAGCCAGTATGGGAGATAATTCAGGTTATATGAATTTGGAGCATGCAAAAGTGGGGCTTTTAGGAAGTGATTTTTCCGTTCCTCCACTAGCCAGTAGCACAACAACCACTGAGGGGAATAATTACAGATCGATGGGTTGCGGCATGGATGGGAAAGGAGAGAACAGCTTCTCCAACAACAATGATAGTTGCTTAAGCAATACCACTACTGCTAGTTTTAAAGTGGAGGACGACATGTCTGGTTTTGGGAATAATTTGCAAGGAGCTAACTTGAGAATCGGGGAATGGGACTTGGAGGGTCTGATGGATGATTTGCCCTCCTTCCCTTTTCTTGATTTCTAA
- the LOC115753068 gene encoding 7-deoxyloganetin glucosyltransferase-like, protein MDTQPATVQRSHAVCIPSPYQSHMGAMLKLAKLLYAKGFSISFVNTEYNHRRLLKSRGNQALDGLRGFQFLTITDGLPPTDADSSQDLLATSDAIRKNMSAPFSDLISNLYRTSSSSDFPPVTCIFSDGFMSFATSDAAQEFDIPIISLWTVPACAFMGFKQYRTLREKGLAPLKDTSYLTNGYLDMVIDWIPGMKDIKLWDLPTFLRSTDPDDIVFNFTMDATERANTASAMIFHTLDALESELLNALSSMYPRVYAIGPLSLLLNKLVKEESPLKSIDCNMWRENSECLRWLDSKEPNSVLYVNFGSIAILTREELIEFAMGLANSKHPLLWIIRPDLLSGDSAVLPLEFIEETKGRSMLVGWCPQEAVLNHFSVGGFLTHCGWNSIIESVSAGVPMICWPSFGDQRTNCTYACSKWDIGLELSGAVKREEVESLVRQLMDGDKGKQTKKRIAEWKKLAEEATEPNGSSSINFDKLLNELLT, encoded by the exons atggacacCCAACCAGCCACAGTTCAGAGAAGCCATGCCGTTTGTATCCCATCTCCATACCAAAGCCATATGGGAGCAATGCTAAAACTGGCAAAACTTCTCTATGCAAAAGGTTTCTCCATATCCTTCGTCAATACAGAGTACAACCATCGACGCTTACTCAAGTCGAGAGGCAATCAAGCCCTGGATGGACTCCGTGGCTTTCAGTTCCTCACCATCACTGACGGCCTTCCTCCCACGGATGCAGACTCGAGCCAAGACCTCCTTGCTACATCTGATGCTATCAGAAAGAACATGTCTGCTCCATTCTCTGATCTCATCTCCAATCTCTACCGCACCTCATCAAGCTCAGATTTTCCACCAGTGACATGCATTTTCTCCGATGGATTCATGTCATTTGCCACCAGTGATGCTGCTCAAGAGTTCGACATCCCAATAATAAGCTTGTGGACAGTTCCCGCCTGCGCCTTCATGGGATTCAAACAATACCGGACACTGAGGGAAAAGGGTCTGGCGCCATTAAAAG ATACCAGTTACTTAACAAACGGCTATTTGGACATGGTAATTGACTGGATTCCAGGAATGAAAGACATTAAATTGTGGGATTTGCCAACCTTCCTTCGTAGCACGGATCCCGATGATATTGTGTTCAACTTTACCATGGATGCCACTGAGAGAGCAAATACAGCCTCAGCAATGATCTTTCATACCCTTGATGCCCTTGAATCAGAATTGCTTAATGCTCTATCATCCATGTATCCTCGTGTTTATGCAATTGGCCCCCTCTCGTTACTTCTCAATAAATTAGTGAAGGAAGAGAGCCCCCTGAAATCTATAGACTGCAATATGTGGAGAGAAAATTCAGAGTGTCTTCGATGGCTCGACTCAAAGGAACCAAACTCAGTCCTATACGTTAATTTTGGCAGCATAGCTATCTTGACAAGAGAAGAACTTATCGAGTTTGCAATGGGATTGGCCAACAGCAAACATCCATTATTGTGGATAATTAGGCCCGACCTTTTAAGTGGGGATTCGGCTGTTCTTCCCCTTGAATTCattgaagaaacaaaaggaaggagTATGCTTGTAGGTTGGTGTCCACAGGAGGCAGTTCTTAACCATTTTTCAGTGGGAGGGTTCTTAACACACTGCGGATGGAACTCTATAATCGAGAGTGTTTCTGCAGGAGTTCCAATGATTTGTTGGCCATCTTTTGGGGACCAGAGGACAAACTGCACTTACGCTTGTAGTAAATGGGACATTGGTTTGGAGTTATCAGGTGCGGTCAAGAGAGAGGAAGTGGAAAGCCTAGTGAGGCAATTGATGGATGGAGATAAGGGAAAGCAAACGAAGAAAAGAATCGCGGAGTGGAAGAAACTAGCAGAGGAGGCAACAGAACCAAATGGGTCATCGTCCATAAACTTTGACAAGCTGTTGAATGAGCTTCTAACTTAA